In a genomic window of Oncorhynchus kisutch isolate 150728-3 linkage group LG9, Okis_V2, whole genome shotgun sequence:
- the LOC109896650 gene encoding tetraspanin-9 isoform X2: protein MARGCLCCVKYMLFLFNLLFWLGGCGLLGVGVWLSVSQGSFATLSPSFPSISAANLIITLGAVIMVTGFLGCLGAIKENKCLLLSFFITLLVILLVELILLILFFVYTDNVSENARQDLTEGLTLYSTNNNAGLRNAWNTIQTEWHCCGVNVYTDWHTALQEKVVPDHCCQNIYQDCGRNATNQFWTQGCYEKVEEWLDDNKHLLGTIAMCVLVIQLLGMAFSMTLYQQIHRSGKKYEA, encoded by the exons ATGGCTCGCGGCTGCCTCTGCTGCGTCAAATACATGCTGTTCCTTTTCAACCTGCTCTTCTGG TTGGGGGGCTGTGGTTTGTTGGGTGTGGGAGTGTGGTTGTCTGTGTCCCAGGGCAGCTTTGCCACCCTATCACCATCCTTCCCCTCCATCTCTGCTGCCAACCTCATCATCACCCTGGGTGCTGTCATCATGGTTACAGGCTTCCTGGGTTGTCTGGGTGCCATCAAGGAGAACAAGTGTCTGCTGCTGAGT TTTTTCATCACGTTGTTGGTTATTCTGTTGGTGGAGCTGATCCTACTCATCCTGTTCTTCGTATACACTGACAAT GTGAGTGAGAACGCCAGACAGGACCTGACAGAGGGACTTACTCTGTACAGCACCAACAACAACGCGGGCCTCCGCAACGCCTGGAACACCATACAGACAGAG tggCATTGTTGTGGGGTGAATGTGTACACAGACTGGCACACTGCCCTGCAGGAGAAGGTGGTTCCTGACCACTGCTGCCAGAATATCTACCAGGACTGTGGGCGCAATGCCACCAACCAGTTCTGGACACAG GGTTGCTATGAGAAGGTGGAGGAGTGGCTGGAtgacaataaacacctgctgggAACCATCGCCATGTGTGTTCTGGTCATAcag CTCCTGGGTATGGCCTTCTCCATGACTTTGTACCAGCAGATCCACCGATCTGGGAAGAAGTACGAAgcttag
- the LOC109896650 gene encoding tetraspanin-9 isoform X1: MARGCLCCVKYMLFLFNLLFWLGGCGLLGVGVWLSVSQGSFATLSPSFPSISAANLIITLGAVIMVTGFLGCLGAIKENKCLLLSFFITLLVILLVELILLILFFVYTDNVSENARQDLTEGLTLYSTNNNAGLRNAWNTIQTEVRYLTTNDLSYNAWNTIQTEWHCCGVNVYTDWHTALQEKVVPDHCCQNIYQDCGRNATNQFWTQGCYEKVEEWLDDNKHLLGTIAMCVLVIQLLGMAFSMTLYQQIHRSGKKYEA, encoded by the exons ATGGCTCGCGGCTGCCTCTGCTGCGTCAAATACATGCTGTTCCTTTTCAACCTGCTCTTCTGG TTGGGGGGCTGTGGTTTGTTGGGTGTGGGAGTGTGGTTGTCTGTGTCCCAGGGCAGCTTTGCCACCCTATCACCATCCTTCCCCTCCATCTCTGCTGCCAACCTCATCATCACCCTGGGTGCTGTCATCATGGTTACAGGCTTCCTGGGTTGTCTGGGTGCCATCAAGGAGAACAAGTGTCTGCTGCTGAGT TTTTTCATCACGTTGTTGGTTATTCTGTTGGTGGAGCTGATCCTACTCATCCTGTTCTTCGTATACACTGACAAT GTGAGTGAGAACGCCAGACAGGACCTGACAGAGGGACTTACTCTGTACAGCACCAACAACAACGCGGGCCTCCGCAACGCCTGGAACACCATACAGACAGAGGTACGGTACCTAACTACTAATGATCTATCATATAACGCCTGGAACACCATACAGACAGAG tggCATTGTTGTGGGGTGAATGTGTACACAGACTGGCACACTGCCCTGCAGGAGAAGGTGGTTCCTGACCACTGCTGCCAGAATATCTACCAGGACTGTGGGCGCAATGCCACCAACCAGTTCTGGACACAG GGTTGCTATGAGAAGGTGGAGGAGTGGCTGGAtgacaataaacacctgctgggAACCATCGCCATGTGTGTTCTGGTCATAcag CTCCTGGGTATGGCCTTCTCCATGACTTTGTACCAGCAGATCCACCGATCTGGGAAGAAGTACGAAgcttag